A genomic segment from Cyanobium sp. NIES-981 encodes:
- a CDS encoding HlyD family efflux transporter periplasmic adaptor subunit, which yields MAWPQLPPWPQRPQQRARRRPWLLLGGGALALGLALVAGRALLRRAAPPQPAVVQQPIRTVTALGRLEPVSELRTIAAPTTGPGQPTLLKLLVERGEQVKAGQLLAVLDNQPQLEASVNAARAEVNLARSRLAIARADAGSGEASQLARVRSLEAQQRTAATEARRYRSLYASGAVSAEDRDNRQLALATVTAALEEARALLVRQQARSSAGAGGVDLDVEAAQRSLEAAEANLQRAIASRDDNLIHAPIEGTVLQVFARAGEAPGSAGILQLGQIGRMQVVAEVYESDLPRVKLGQPVRITSPALEEPLQATVEQIGAIVLRQNVINTDPSANNDNRVVEVRAPLTPGSHPRAARFTNLQVRVVIGP from the coding sequence ATGGCCTGGCCGCAGCTGCCACCCTGGCCTCAGCGGCCTCAGCAGCGGGCCCGGCGCCGCCCCTGGCTGCTGCTGGGCGGCGGCGCCCTGGCGCTGGGCCTGGCGCTGGTGGCGGGCCGGGCCCTGTTGCGGCGGGCAGCGCCGCCGCAACCGGCGGTGGTGCAGCAGCCGATCCGCACCGTCACCGCCCTGGGGCGGCTGGAGCCGGTGAGTGAGCTGCGCACGATCGCGGCGCCCACCACGGGCCCCGGCCAGCCCACCCTGCTGAAGCTGCTGGTGGAGCGGGGGGAGCAGGTGAAGGCCGGCCAGCTGCTGGCGGTGCTCGACAACCAGCCCCAGCTCGAGGCCAGCGTGAATGCCGCCCGCGCCGAGGTGAATCTGGCCCGCTCGCGGCTGGCCATCGCCCGCGCCGATGCCGGCAGCGGTGAGGCCAGCCAGCTGGCCAGGGTGCGCTCGCTCGAGGCCCAGCAGCGCACGGCCGCCACCGAGGCCCGTCGCTACCGGAGCCTCTATGCCAGCGGGGCGGTGTCGGCGGAAGACCGCGACAACCGCCAGCTCGCCCTCGCCACCGTGACCGCCGCGCTGGAGGAGGCCCGGGCCCTGCTGGTGCGCCAGCAGGCCCGCAGCAGCGCCGGCGCCGGCGGGGTGGACCTGGATGTGGAGGCGGCCCAGCGCAGCCTGGAGGCGGCGGAGGCCAACCTGCAGCGGGCCATCGCCAGCCGCGATGACAACCTGATCCACGCGCCGATCGAGGGCACCGTGCTGCAGGTGTTCGCCCGGGCCGGCGAGGCCCCGGGCAGCGCCGGCATCCTGCAACTCGGCCAGATCGGCCGCATGCAGGTGGTGGCCGAGGTGTACGAGAGCGACCTGCCGCGGGTGAAGCTCGGCCAGCCGGTGCGGATCACCAGCCCGGCGCTGGAGGAGCCGCTGCAGGCCACGGTGGAGCAGATCGGCGCGATCGTGCTGCGCCAGAACGTGATCAACACCGACCCCAGCGCCAACAACGACAACCGGGTGGTGGAGGTGCGGGCGCCGCTGACGCCGGGGAGCCATCCCCGCGCCGCCCGGTTCACGAACCTGCAGGTGCGGGTGGTGATCGGCCCATGA
- a CDS encoding TetR/AcrR family transcriptional regulator yields MPSAAVPATTSRGLRAERKRQAILDGARQEFLSHGYAATSMDRIARAAHVSKATVYSHFADKKALFRALTEQMVGERLSELFGSSPGQSLPPDPAAALTELAARCLARRPAQPPFLSLLRLVIGESERFPELARTFVAQLERTGVAQVVHLFEALPAGPEAELRARVFMGALVHLILMQDLLHGREVAPVDRQAYAAVLVKLVQAGSDGGQSTNSPPENRHPL; encoded by the coding sequence ATGCCCTCTGCCGCTGTGCCCGCCACCACCAGCCGGGGTCTGCGGGCCGAGCGCAAGCGGCAGGCGATCCTTGATGGCGCCCGCCAGGAGTTCCTCAGCCACGGCTACGCCGCCACCTCGATGGACCGCATCGCCAGGGCGGCCCACGTGTCCAAGGCCACCGTGTACAGCCACTTCGCCGACAAGAAGGCCCTGTTCCGTGCCCTCACCGAGCAGATGGTGGGCGAGCGCCTGAGCGAGCTGTTCGGCAGCTCCCCCGGCCAGAGCCTCCCACCAGACCCCGCCGCCGCCCTCACCGAACTGGCCGCCCGCTGCCTGGCCCGCCGTCCGGCGCAGCCCCCGTTCCTCTCCTTGCTGCGCCTGGTGATCGGCGAATCGGAGCGCTTCCCGGAACTGGCCAGAACCTTCGTGGCCCAGCTGGAGCGCACCGGCGTGGCCCAGGTGGTGCACCTGTTCGAGGCCCTCCCCGCCGGCCCGGAGGCCGAGCTGCGCGCCCGGGTGTTCATGGGCGCCCTGGTGCACCTGATCCTGATGCAGGACCTGCTGCACGGCCGCGAGGTGGCCCCGGTGGACCGCCAGGCCTACGCCGCGGTGCTGGTGAAGCTGGTGCAGGCGGGTTCTGACGGCGGTCAGTCAACCAACTCCCCGCCAGAGAACCGGCATCCCCTGTGA
- a CDS encoding M20 aminoacylase family protein gives MPLIPRILELAPELTAWRRDLHAHPETAFQEVRTAALVAERLRQFGCDAVHTGLARTGVVGVLQAGRSPRRIGLRADMDALHLSEANGFAHRSTDPQRMHACGHDGHTVMLLGAARYLAETRRFNGTVVLIFQPAEENEGGGRQMVEEGLFERFPVDAVYGLHNWPGLAVGRFAIRSGPMMAGCDSLEILVRGRGCHAAMPEEGIDPIAAGAALVQALHTIVSRRVAPSDAAVLSLTQFHAGDTWNVIPQEAVLRGSLRYFDPALRNRLHEQIRAMVAGVAAAHGAKAQLRLIEGYPPTLNRPEQAAAAAAAMAAVVGEAQVERERPPTMGAEDFAYMLQARPGAYGWIGNGPGEGGCLLHNPRYDFNDAILPIGASYWATLVERELAMTPAAPAAAAARPPTPWRAPPGPG, from the coding sequence ATGCCGCTGATCCCCCGGATCCTGGAGCTGGCCCCGGAGCTCACCGCCTGGCGCCGCGATCTGCACGCCCACCCCGAAACCGCCTTCCAGGAGGTGAGAACGGCGGCGCTGGTGGCCGAGCGCCTGCGGCAGTTCGGCTGTGATGCGGTGCACACCGGCCTGGCCCGCACGGGGGTGGTGGGGGTGCTGCAAGCCGGCCGCTCCCCCCGCCGCATCGGGCTGCGGGCCGACATGGATGCCCTGCACCTCAGCGAAGCCAATGGCTTCGCCCACCGCTCCACCGATCCGCAGCGGATGCATGCCTGCGGCCATGACGGCCACACCGTGATGCTGCTGGGAGCAGCGCGCTATCTGGCGGAGACCCGCCGCTTCAACGGCACGGTGGTGCTGATCTTCCAGCCGGCGGAGGAGAACGAAGGCGGCGGCCGGCAGATGGTGGAGGAGGGGCTGTTCGAGCGCTTCCCGGTGGACGCCGTCTACGGGCTCCACAACTGGCCGGGGCTTGCTGTCGGCCGCTTCGCCATCCGCAGCGGTCCGATGATGGCTGGCTGCGACAGCCTCGAGATCCTCGTGCGCGGCCGTGGCTGCCACGCGGCCATGCCGGAGGAGGGCATCGATCCGATCGCGGCCGGCGCCGCCCTGGTGCAGGCCCTGCACACGATCGTGAGCCGCCGCGTGGCCCCCAGCGACGCCGCGGTGCTGAGCCTCACCCAGTTCCATGCCGGCGACACCTGGAACGTGATCCCTCAGGAGGCGGTGCTGCGCGGCAGCCTGCGCTACTTCGATCCGGCCCTGCGCAACAGGTTGCATGAACAGATCCGGGCGATGGTGGCGGGCGTGGCCGCCGCCCACGGCGCCAAGGCGCAGCTGCGGCTGATCGAGGGCTACCCCCCCACGCTGAACCGGCCGGAGCAGGCGGCGGCGGCGGCGGCCGCCATGGCGGCGGTGGTGGGTGAGGCGCAGGTGGAGCGCGAGCGGCCGCCCACCATGGGAGCGGAGGACTTCGCTTACATGCTGCAGGCTCGGCCGGGGGCCTACGGCTGGATCGGCAATGGCCCGGGTGAGGGTGGCTGCCTGCTGCACAACCCCCGCTACGACTTCAACGACGCGATCCTGCCGATCGGGGCCAGCTACTGGGCCACCCTGGTGGAGCGGGAGCTCGCCATGACCCCAGCAGCCCCAGCTGCCGCCGCCGCCAGGCCGCCAACGCCGTGGCGTGCACCACCAGGACCCGGGTAG
- a CDS encoding HPF/RaiA family ribosome-associated protein: MQIQVNTDKNIVGDEAFMHHIENTLNHTLSRFSDHITRLEVHLSDENSASKSGGMDRRCLLEARVAGRDPASVTDQALTVEQAVHGAAHKMVSLLDSELGKMGHH; the protein is encoded by the coding sequence ATGCAGATCCAGGTGAATACAGACAAGAACATTGTGGGTGATGAGGCGTTCATGCACCACATCGAGAACACCCTGAATCACACGCTTTCCCGGTTCTCGGATCACATCACCAGGCTGGAAGTCCACCTCAGTGACGAGAACAGCGCCTCAAAATCAGGCGGGATGGACAGGCGCTGCCTCCTGGAGGCTCGGGTGGCAGGACGCGACCCGGCCTCTGTGACCGACCAGGCACTCACCGTGGAGCAGGCGGTGCACGGCGCTGCCCACAAGATGGTGAGCCTGCTTGACAGCGAGCTGGGCAAGATGGGCCACCACTAG
- a CDS encoding ligase-associated DNA damage response exonuclease → MPLPPGALLQLTPQGLHCPAADAWIDPWRPVPRALITHAHADHARPGCGEYWAIGASETILRQRLGHAINLLPVDYGQTLRIGGARVSFHSAGHVLGSAQIRLEAGGESWLVSGDYKRCADPSCAPFEPVQADVFITEATFGLPIYRWQSGAAVARQIRAWWQGAPERPSLLFAYAFGKAQRLLAELHAIGVEEEVLLHGAVEALMPAYREAGVAMPPTRPVSAVAKGESLAGRLVIAPPSAHRSVWMKRFRLPQTAFASGWMAVRGARRRRGYERGFVLSDHADWPGLVRTVQGSGARQVYVTHGNSDGLARYLREVEGIAAEPLDGRFQAERGREEQEEQEEQEQQPEQPEAPAP, encoded by the coding sequence ATGCCCCTGCCCCCCGGCGCCCTGCTGCAGCTCACGCCCCAGGGGCTGCACTGCCCGGCCGCCGATGCCTGGATCGATCCGTGGCGGCCGGTGCCCCGGGCCCTGATCACCCACGCCCATGCCGACCACGCCCGGCCGGGCTGCGGCGAGTACTGGGCGATCGGTGCCAGTGAGACGATCCTGCGGCAGCGGCTCGGCCACGCCATCAACCTGCTGCCGGTGGACTACGGCCAGACCCTGCGCATCGGCGGGGCGAGGGTGTCGTTCCACAGCGCCGGCCATGTGCTCGGCTCCGCCCAGATCCGGCTGGAGGCGGGCGGGGAGAGCTGGCTGGTGAGCGGCGACTACAAGCGCTGCGCCGACCCCAGCTGCGCCCCCTTCGAGCCCGTGCAGGCCGATGTGTTCATCACCGAGGCCACCTTCGGCCTGCCGATCTACCGCTGGCAGAGCGGCGCCGCGGTGGCCCGCCAGATCCGCGCCTGGTGGCAGGGGGCTCCGGAGCGCCCCTCGCTGCTGTTCGCCTATGCCTTCGGCAAGGCCCAGCGGCTGCTGGCCGAGCTGCACGCCATCGGCGTGGAGGAGGAGGTGCTGCTGCACGGGGCGGTTGAGGCCCTGATGCCGGCCTACCGGGAGGCGGGGGTGGCCATGCCCCCCACCCGGCCCGTGAGCGCCGTGGCGAAGGGCGAGTCGCTGGCGGGGCGGCTGGTGATCGCCCCGCCCTCGGCCCACCGCTCGGTGTGGATGAAGCGCTTCCGGCTGCCGCAGACGGCCTTCGCCAGCGGCTGGATGGCGGTGCGGGGCGCCCGCCGCCGGCGTGGCTACGAGCGGGGCTTCGTGCTGAGCGACCATGCCGACTGGCCGGGCCTGGTGCGCACTGTGCAGGGGAGCGGCGCCCGCCAGGTGTACGTGACCCACGGCAACAGCGACGGCCTGGCCCGCTACCTGCGGGAGGTGGAAGGGATCGCCGCCGAACCACTGGACGGGCGCTTCCAGGCGGAACGGGGCCGGGAGGAGCAGGAGGAGCAGGAGGAGCAGGAACAGCAGCCCGAGCAGCCGGAGGCGCCCGCACCATGA
- a CDS encoding conjugal transfer protein TrbI, which yields MAPTPCACPSCTCAVSPGEAVVRNNLAYCCEACASGHPNHEPCHGASSAACGCPCGS from the coding sequence ATGGCCCCCACCCCCTGCGCCTGCCCCAGCTGCACCTGTGCGGTGTCCCCCGGCGAGGCCGTGGTGAGGAACAACCTCGCCTACTGCTGTGAGGCCTGCGCCAGCGGCCATCCCAACCACGAGCCCTGTCACGGCGCCAGCAGCGCCGCCTGCGGCTGCCCGTGCGGCTCCTGA
- a CDS encoding class I fructose-bisphosphate aldolase: protein MTLESFREELASTACALAAQGKGLLAADESTGTVGKRFAAIGVENTEEHRRAYRSLLATAPGIDDHISGVILYEETLFQDSMDAGGQDGPPIVELFQERGIVPGIKVDRGVEPLPGGLPGESWCTGLKGLQERAARYYARGARFAKWRAVLRITPEGSPSELCVRENAWGLARYARTVQEEGLVPIVEPEILMDGDHDIETTAAVQEWVLRTVYRALSHNGVFLEGSLLKPSMTLPGMGCAEPPSPDLAAEFTLRTLQRTVPVSVPAILFLSGGLSEEEASVFLNGINRAITPAPWHLGFSYGRALQQSCLRHWAGHDVAAGQEALLARARANGQAAQGFYVAGSEPSDGTPLFEANYSY from the coding sequence ATGACGCTTGAGAGCTTCCGCGAGGAACTGGCCAGCACCGCCTGTGCCCTGGCCGCCCAGGGCAAGGGATTGCTGGCCGCCGATGAATCCACCGGCACGGTGGGGAAACGCTTCGCGGCCATCGGGGTGGAGAACACCGAGGAGCACCGCCGCGCCTACCGCAGCCTGCTGGCCACCGCCCCCGGCATCGACGACCACATCAGCGGCGTGATCCTCTACGAGGAAACCCTCTTCCAGGACAGCATGGACGCCGGGGGCCAGGACGGCCCGCCGATCGTGGAGCTGTTCCAGGAGCGGGGCATCGTGCCCGGCATCAAGGTGGACCGGGGCGTGGAACCCCTGCCGGGCGGCCTGCCGGGCGAGAGCTGGTGCACCGGCCTCAAGGGCCTGCAGGAGCGGGCGGCCCGCTACTACGCCCGCGGCGCCCGCTTCGCCAAGTGGCGCGCCGTGCTCAGGATCACGCCGGAGGGTTCCCCCTCGGAGCTGTGCGTGCGGGAGAACGCCTGGGGCCTGGCCCGCTACGCCCGCACCGTGCAGGAGGAGGGGCTGGTGCCGATCGTGGAGCCCGAGATCCTGATGGACGGCGACCACGACATCGAGACCACCGCGGCGGTGCAGGAGTGGGTGCTGCGCACCGTGTACCGGGCCCTCAGCCACAACGGCGTGTTTCTGGAGGGCAGCCTGCTCAAGCCCTCCATGACCCTGCCCGGCATGGGCTGCGCCGAACCCCCCAGCCCGGATCTGGCGGCGGAGTTCACCCTGCGCACGCTGCAGCGCACGGTGCCGGTGAGCGTGCCGGCGATCCTGTTCCTCTCCGGTGGGCTGAGCGAGGAGGAGGCGAGTGTGTTCCTCAACGGCATCAACCGGGCGATCACGCCGGCCCCGTGGCACCTGGGCTTCTCCTATGGCCGGGCCCTGCAGCAGTCGTGCCTCAGGCACTGGGCTGGTCACGATGTGGCAGCGGGGCAGGAGGCGCTGCTGGCGCGGGCGCGGGCCAACGGCCAGGCCGCCCAGGGGTTCTACGTGGCCGGCTCGGAACCCTCCGACGGCACCCCGCTGTTCGAGGCGAACTACAGCTACTGA
- a CDS encoding SDR family NAD(P)-dependent oxidoreductase — protein MPQRHILLTGGSSGIGFEAAARLLQAGHTLTVACRDAATAAGLRSRLSGALRPCILNLADLESVESAAERLLAAGEPIDALVLNAGLQYNGAREPRWSAQGYELTLAVNHLAHQALLQRLLPLLLRGTEPRLVVTASEVHDPTTPGGRVGQPAGLGDLAGLRQGPGAPMLDGHSSFNAEKAYKDTKLCNLVMAREVERRLRQRGLALPVLAWSPGLVIPRGGGGFFRDSRRINPVGQVVFAFVARDLLRLTESPGRAGALLAALAADPVPQGPGFQYWSNRVLGPGRRRFERSEPAEAARDDALAAELWALSAQQLGLPAELALAAT, from the coding sequence GTGCCCCAGCGCCACATCCTGCTCACCGGAGGCAGCTCCGGGATCGGCTTCGAAGCCGCAGCCCGACTGCTGCAGGCCGGCCACACGCTCACCGTGGCCTGCCGTGATGCCGCCACCGCGGCTGGGTTGCGGAGCCGGCTCAGCGGTGCCCTGCGCCCCTGCATCCTCAATCTGGCTGATCTGGAGAGCGTGGAGAGCGCCGCCGAGCGGCTGCTGGCCGCCGGGGAGCCGATCGACGCGCTGGTGCTCAACGCCGGCCTGCAGTACAACGGTGCCCGCGAACCGCGCTGGTCGGCCCAGGGCTACGAGCTCACGCTGGCGGTGAACCATCTGGCCCATCAGGCCCTGCTGCAGCGGCTGCTGCCCCTGCTGCTCCGGGGCACCGAGCCGCGGCTGGTGGTGACCGCCTCGGAGGTGCACGACCCCACCACCCCCGGGGGCCGGGTGGGGCAGCCCGCCGGCCTGGGCGATCTGGCCGGGCTGCGGCAGGGGCCCGGCGCCCCGATGCTCGATGGCCACAGCAGCTTCAACGCCGAGAAGGCCTACAAGGACACCAAGCTCTGCAACCTGGTGATGGCGCGGGAGGTGGAGCGGCGTCTGCGCCAGCGGGGCCTGGCGCTGCCGGTGCTGGCCTGGAGCCCGGGGCTCGTGATCCCCCGCGGCGGCGGCGGCTTCTTCCGCGACAGCCGCCGGATCAACCCCGTGGGCCAGGTGGTCTTCGCCTTCGTGGCCAGGGATCTGCTGCGCCTCACCGAATCCCCCGGCCGCGCCGGTGCTCTGCTGGCCGCCCTGGCGGCCGACCCGGTCCCACAGGGACCGGGGTTTCAGTACTGGAGCAACCGGGTGCTGGGGCCTGGCCGCCGCCGCTTCGAGCGGAGCGAGCCCGCTGAGGCTGCCCGTGATGATGCCCTGGCGGCTGAGCTCTGGGCGCTGAGCGCGCAGCAGCTGGGGCTGCCTGCCGAGCTCGCGCTTGCAGCGACCTGA
- the nadA gene encoding quinolinate synthase NadA — protein sequence MVFAAAQTTQARAAQHGAGEPSPPPAAELPAAIAALRRERNAVILAHYYQDDAIQDIADFIGDSLELARKAASTDADVIVFCGVHFMAETAKILNPSKTVLLPDLEAGCSLADACPADRFAAFRAEHPEHIVVSYINCSAAVKAQSDLICTSSNAVELVKQLPADRPILFAPDQNLGRWVQNQSGRELTLWPGSCLVHETFSEQALLQLKLEHPEAEVLAHPECQQHLLDLADFIGSTSKLLARAAESEAPAFIVLTEPGILHQMRQRVPGKAFFEVPGADGCSCNACPYMRLNTLEKLWQCLQTMAPAIEMDEALRRRALAPIQRMLEMSR from the coding sequence TTGGTTTTCGCAGCCGCCCAGACCACCCAGGCCCGTGCCGCGCAGCACGGCGCCGGGGAGCCTTCGCCACCCCCGGCCGCCGAGCTGCCGGCGGCGATCGCTGCCCTGCGGCGCGAACGCAACGCGGTGATCCTGGCGCACTACTACCAGGACGACGCCATCCAGGACATCGCCGACTTCATCGGCGATTCGCTGGAGCTGGCCCGCAAGGCCGCGAGCACCGACGCCGATGTGATCGTGTTCTGCGGCGTGCACTTCATGGCCGAGACGGCCAAGATCCTCAATCCCTCCAAGACGGTGCTGCTGCCGGATCTGGAGGCCGGCTGCTCCCTGGCGGACGCCTGCCCCGCCGATCGCTTCGCCGCCTTCCGGGCCGAGCACCCCGAGCACATCGTGGTGAGCTACATCAACTGCTCGGCGGCGGTGAAGGCCCAGAGCGACCTGATCTGCACCAGCAGCAACGCGGTGGAGCTGGTGAAGCAACTCCCGGCCGACCGGCCGATCCTGTTCGCGCCGGATCAGAACCTGGGCCGCTGGGTGCAGAACCAGAGCGGCCGGGAGCTCACCCTCTGGCCCGGCAGCTGCCTGGTGCACGAAACCTTCAGCGAGCAGGCGCTGCTGCAGCTGAAGCTGGAGCATCCCGAAGCGGAGGTGCTGGCCCACCCGGAATGCCAGCAGCACCTGCTGGATCTGGCCGACTTCATCGGCTCCACCAGCAAGCTGCTGGCCCGGGCGGCGGAGAGTGAGGCACCCGCCTTCATCGTGCTCACCGAGCCGGGGATCCTGCACCAGATGCGCCAGCGGGTGCCGGGCAAGGCGTTCTTCGAGGTGCCGGGCGCAGACGGCTGCAGCTGCAACGCCTGCCCCTACATGCGGCTCAACACGCTGGAGAAGCTGTGGCAGTGCCTGCAGACCATGGCGCCGGCGATCGAGATGGACGAAGCCCTGCGGCGGCGGGCCCTGGCACCGATCCAGCGGATGCTGGAGATGAGCCGTTAG
- a CDS encoding TIGR04168 family protein, whose translation MGLLRLAVVGDPHGAWDGSDHRLLELIRPDAVLVVGDLSDGTPQVPALLRQLPLPVACILGNHDAGRDASGRTLQRQLATLGPLHCGWALRQLRPPGLAVVGARPGTAGGGFHLSKAVLAAFGPLTLQESADRITAAALAADPELPLVLLAHSGPAGLGSSAADPCGRDWKSPACDWGDQDLALAIRQIRQRRPVPLVVFGHMHHALRRGQGDRRSVAVDRRGTLYLNAAFVPRHGRDLAGQELRHFAWVELDTTPAAPVLRASHRWYGLDGRLHYEEVVHQAAPAQSGAEPLPRVRVEPC comes from the coding sequence ATGGGTCTTCTGCGCCTGGCCGTGGTGGGAGATCCGCACGGCGCCTGGGATGGCAGCGACCATCGCCTCCTGGAGCTGATCCGGCCGGACGCCGTGCTGGTGGTGGGCGATCTCAGCGACGGCACCCCCCAGGTGCCTGCCCTGCTGCGCCAGCTGCCGCTGCCCGTGGCCTGCATCCTCGGCAACCATGACGCCGGCCGCGATGCCTCGGGCCGCACCCTGCAGCGCCAGCTCGCCACCCTCGGACCCCTCCACTGCGGCTGGGCCCTGCGGCAGCTGAGGCCGCCAGGCCTGGCGGTGGTGGGGGCGCGGCCGGGAACGGCCGGCGGCGGCTTCCATCTCTCCAAGGCGGTCCTGGCCGCCTTCGGGCCCCTCACCCTGCAGGAGTCGGCTGACCGGATCACGGCGGCCGCCCTGGCCGCCGATCCGGAGCTGCCGCTGGTGCTGCTGGCCCACAGCGGCCCCGCCGGTCTGGGCAGCAGCGCGGCGGATCCCTGCGGGCGCGACTGGAAGAGCCCCGCCTGCGACTGGGGGGATCAGGACCTGGCCCTGGCCATCCGCCAGATCCGCCAGCGGCGGCCCGTGCCGCTGGTGGTGTTCGGCCACATGCATCACGCCCTGCGCCGGGGCCAGGGAGATCGCCGCAGCGTGGCCGTGGACCGCCGCGGCACCCTCTATCTCAATGCCGCCTTCGTGCCCCGCCATGGCCGCGACCTGGCCGGCCAGGAGCTGCGCCACTTCGCCTGGGTGGAGCTGGACACCACGCCGGCCGCGCCGGTGCTCCGGGCCAGCCACCGCTGGTATGGCCTCGACGGCCGGCTTCACTATGAGGAGGTGGTGCACCAGGCCGCTCCAGCCCAGAGCGGGGCCGAGCCGCTCCCCCGCGTGCGGGTGGAACCGTGCTGA
- a CDS encoding glycoside hydrolase family 104 protein, whose product MSFAKTTNAFFAASVASLTASATALATAQPAMAALGPVTLGTVGGGVGRVLTTIPVPPPVHPSHAPVPAAARALPQPHSVALSVPLPPPGPRVYAITPERRALLNTIRYAEGTWAGGADVGYRIMFGGGLMPSLDRHPNRVVRSARYASAAAGAYQFMPPTWAMVSRALGFQLQGPDAFGPQVQDQAALYLVQRRGALHLADQGQFTPYLAHRLAPEWASFPTLAGRSFYGQPVKRYQELRQFYEQNLAYLRQRQQRVLDDLAAAEPPKPVKPACLPADSLRCQLEALDTLGPRSAS is encoded by the coding sequence TTGTCCTTCGCCAAAACAACGAACGCGTTCTTCGCCGCCTCTGTGGCTTCGCTCACGGCCTCGGCCACCGCTCTGGCCACGGCCCAGCCGGCCATGGCAGCCCTCGGGCCTGTGACCCTCGGCACCGTCGGCGGCGGCGTGGGCCGGGTGCTCACCACCATCCCGGTGCCGCCGCCGGTGCACCCCTCCCACGCGCCGGTGCCCGCCGCCGCCCGGGCCCTGCCGCAACCCCATTCCGTGGCCCTGTCGGTGCCCCTGCCGCCGCCGGGCCCCCGCGTGTACGCCATCACCCCCGAGCGGCGCGCCCTGCTCAACACCATCCGCTACGCCGAGGGCACCTGGGCCGGTGGCGCCGACGTGGGCTACCGGATCATGTTCGGCGGCGGGCTGATGCCCTCCCTGGACCGTCACCCCAACCGGGTGGTGCGCAGCGCCCGCTACGCCAGTGCCGCCGCCGGGGCCTACCAGTTCATGCCCCCCACCTGGGCGATGGTGTCCCGCGCCCTCGGCTTCCAGCTGCAGGGGCCTGACGCCTTCGGCCCCCAGGTGCAGGACCAGGCCGCCCTCTACCTGGTGCAGCGCCGTGGCGCCCTCCATCTGGCCGACCAGGGCCAGTTCACCCCCTACCTGGCCCACCGGCTCGCCCCGGAGTGGGCCTCCTTCCCCACCCTGGCCGGCCGCAGCTTCTACGGCCAGCCCGTGAAGCGCTACCAGGAGCTGCGCCAGTTCTACGAGCAGAACCTGGCCTACCTGCGCCAGCGCCAGCAGCGGGTGCTGGACGACCTCGCCGCCGCCGAACCGCCGAAGCCGGTGAAGCCTGCCTGCCTCCCGGCCGATTCGCTTCGCTGCCAGCTCGAGGCCCTCGACACCCTCGGTCCCCGCTCCGCCAGCTGA
- a CDS encoding TPM domain-containing protein translates to MGRSLATRAASTLAALLLVLCTLVGGGAGPAFAYDNPDLLPDHPTPVIDLARALTDGQRAELEEHLTGFEADTGWKLRVLTQYERTPGLAVKEFWNLDERSLLLVADPRGGNLLNFNVGDALFALMPRTYWVELQTRFGNQYYVRDHGEDGAIVDALAAVETCLERGGCQVVPGLPNEQWVLTLATSILGGLIVGFAAYPRQEGRTVEWAWVLLLSPLWVILFGVFGVAPIVTRTDDLLPLLRNGLGFSGAIAAAYLIAQNTVGRSRIKPDEG, encoded by the coding sequence ATGGGAAGGAGTCTGGCCACGCGGGCGGCATCCACGCTGGCGGCGCTGTTGCTGGTCCTCTGCACCCTGGTGGGTGGAGGGGCAGGCCCGGCCTTCGCTTACGACAACCCGGACCTGCTGCCGGACCACCCCACGCCGGTGATCGATCTGGCCCGGGCCCTCACCGACGGCCAGCGGGCCGAGCTGGAGGAGCACCTCACCGGCTTCGAGGCGGACACGGGCTGGAAGCTGCGGGTGCTCACCCAGTACGAGCGCACGCCAGGGCTGGCCGTGAAGGAGTTCTGGAACCTGGATGAGCGCAGCCTGCTGCTGGTGGCCGATCCCCGCGGCGGCAACCTGCTGAACTTCAACGTGGGCGATGCGCTCTTCGCCCTGATGCCGCGCACCTACTGGGTGGAGCTGCAGACCCGTTTCGGCAACCAGTACTACGTGCGTGACCACGGGGAGGACGGCGCCATCGTGGATGCGCTGGCCGCGGTGGAGACCTGCCTGGAGCGGGGCGGCTGCCAGGTGGTGCCGGGCCTGCCCAACGAACAGTGGGTGCTCACCCTGGCCACCTCGATCCTGGGGGGCCTGATCGTGGGCTTCGCCGCCTACCCGCGCCAGGAGGGCCGCACGGTGGAATGGGCCTGGGTGCTGCTGCTCTCGCCCCTTTGGGTGATCCTGTTCGGCGTGTTCGGCGTGGCCCCGATCGTGACCCGCACCGACGACCTGCTCCCCCTGCTGCGCAATGGGCTGGGATTCTCCGGCGCCATCGCGGCGGCCTACCTGATCGCCCAGAACACGGTGGGCCGCAGCCGCATCAAGCCCGACGAGGGCTGA